A window of Exiguobacterium sp. Helios genomic DNA:
CCTGCTGCTGCATCTTCTACACCGATACAACGTTCAGGTGCGACGTCAAGCGCCTCTGCTGCCCGTAAAAACACTTCAGGGTGTGGTTTTGACCGGGCGACGGTTGCCGCATCGACGATGTCGTCAAAATAATGCCGAACTCCAAGTGCCTCAACGACAGTCAACGCATTTTTAGAAGCTGACGCCATTCCGATCTTCAGCCCAGTCGCACGGATTTCGTCAAGGAACGCAATGATTCCCGGCAGAAGATCCTGTTCTGAGATGTGCTGGATCAACGTGACGTAATGGTCGTTCTTCTTCGTTGCGAGCGCAACTTTCTCTTGTTCCGTGAAAGCATCCTGCTTTCCGCCAAGTGTTAAAATCCGCTCCAGCGAATCAGTCCGACTGACGCCTTTCAGTGTTTCATTGAACTCCCGGTCGAACGGGATATCCAACTCCTCACCCAGTTGTTTCCAAGCCAGATAATGATACTCGGCTGTATCGGTAATTACGCCGTCCAAGTCAAAAATGACCGCTTCAATCGTTGGTGCCATTCGACATCCATCCTTTCATCCATCGTACATGAAAGACAAGAAATCGAATGATTTGCGCAAACGATTGCACTTGCCTCAAGAATTATTTTACCTGTTCCCCACATTGTTTGCAAGCGTTATCAAAAAAAACAAATCCAAATCATTAGTCTTTCCCCAAAGAAACCGTTTTCAATTTCAAGGGAATGTTTTACTTATTTCGCTCTTTACTATTCGTTTTACAATTTTTAACTGTTATAATAAAAGCGAGTTTGACAGTCGAACCGAAGGAGTGACCAACTATGTTTCAGCGTGTTAAACAATTAATAGATGAACAGAGCCGCAGAATGCGCCGTTATGAAAAAACCGTTTTATTAATTAACAGTCTGGAAGCAGAAATGGAACAAAAAACGGATGAAGAATTAAGGATTTTGACACAATCCTTAAAAACCCGCCTTCAAGCTGGTGAGAAAATCGAAGCCCTCACCGGGACAGCGTTCGCGCTTGTCCGTGAAGCGAGCAAGCGGACACTCGGTCTTCGTCACTACGATGTCCAGTTACTTGGTGGATTGGCCCTTCTGTCCGGACACATCGCCGAAATGGCGACCGGTGAAGGAAAGACACTGGTCGCGTCACTTGCAAGTTTCACCCAGGCTTTACACGGTCAAGGGGTTCATGTCATCACGGTCAACGAATATCTCGCCCGGCGTGATGCGGAACAGATCGGTCAGATTCACCGGTTTTTAGGTTTAACGGTCGGCATCAATTCAGCAGAACTGTCATTCGAAGAAAAACAACAGGCCTATGCGTCTGATATTACATACGGAGTCGGAACGGAATTTGGTTTCGATTATCTGCGCGACCATTTAGTCATGCGACAAGAGGATCGTCTGCAACGCCCCCTCCACTTCGCCTTGATTGACGAAGTCGACAGCGTCTTGATTGACGAAGCAAAAACACCGCTTATCATGGCGGAACGCGATACCGTCCATGAAGGATTACAGCAATTGGTTCGTCATGTCGTCAAAGACTTTAAAGAAGACGCTGACTATTCATACGACGAAGAAATCAAAGCGGTCGCCTTGACCGATCAAAGTATCGAGACGATCGAACGGATTTTCGGTATCGATCAGCTGTTCGCGGCCGAGCATGCCGTCCTGTTCCACTATGTCATCCAAGCACTTCGGGCCCACGTCGTTCTGAAACGGGATGTCGATTATATCGTCAAGGATGATAAAATCGCGCTCGTCGACTTATTCACCGGACGGTTGATGGAAGGACGAAGTTTATCGGATGGCCTCCATCAAGCGCTCGAGGCGAAGGAACACGTCAGCGTGACCGAAGAAAACCGGACGACGGCGCAAATTACGATTCAGCATTACTTCCGCATGTATCATCATGTGTCCGGAATGACAGGTACTGCTGCCACGTCTCGCGATGAATTTTTGAAGACGTACCGGATGGATGTTGTCTCAATTCCACCGAATCGTCCTAAAATTCGGATTGACGAAGCCGATGTCCTGTTCTTGACGAGTTCCGAGAAATATTCAGCGATTGCGGCAGCGACCGAAACGGCTCATTTGACGGGACAACCCGTCTTGATCGGAACGACTTCAATCGAACAATCCTTAAAGGTTGCCGATGTCCTTGATCAACGTCAGATCCCTTACGAAATACTGAATGCCAAGACCGTCGATCAAGAAATTCGGATTATCGAGTCCGCCGGCCGCCACGGTCGGGTGACGATTGCGACAAACATGGCAGGACGCGGAACGGATATCCTGCTTGATGATGCGGCGAAGGCGAAGGCGCAGGGCGGTTTGTTCGTCATCGGCACGGAACGGCACGAGTCCGTCCGGATCGATAACCAGTTGCGTGGTCGGGCAGGACGCCAAGGCGATCCCGGCCTGACCCGGTTCTACCTGTCGCTTGAGGATGATCTGCCCCGCCGGTTTGCGCGCGAACGGTTAGAGCGTGTCACAAAGAAACTTGGTCCTGTCAACGGTCCGGTTCATGCAAAAGAAGCTCAGCAACTGATGGCCTATGCTCAGGAAACGTGTGAATCTGTCAACCGCAGTGTCCGTGACGACCTTGTCCAACTCGAGGAAGTCATCAGTGAACAGCGCCTTGCCATTTATCGTCTTCGCAACCAAATCGTTGATTCGGCGACGCTGGAACAATTTGTTCAGCCGTTTGCGGCTCGGACCATCCGTTCCTATCTCGAGCAATATTTGACGGATGATCTCGTTCCGGAAGAATGGCCAATCGAATTATTGACGGCGGAACTGGAGCAGCTGCTGCATCAACCGGTTGAATTGGTCCTGGGTGACTCGATCGAGACCATCCAACAACAAATGGAACCGCTGATTACTTCAGTCGATCAAAAAATAGCCTTGCAGATTGCCGAAGATGAAGAGACGGCACGACGTTTCATGTTACTTGCCCTGGATGAACAGTGGACGAGTCACTTGACGGCGATGAACTCGCTCAAGGAAGGAATTCATTTACGCAGTTACGGTCAAGAACAGCCGGTTCGGATCTTCGAACGGGAAGGCATGGATTATTTCCGTTATGCCATCTTCAGTTTTGAAAAACAAGTCGTGTCTGGACTATGTCGTCTGGACGAGACTACTTTGCAAGGAGGACTGCTTCATGCAACCGTCGATTGATT
This region includes:
- the pgmB gene encoding beta-phosphoglucomutase, whose translation is MAPTIEAVIFDLDGVITDTAEYHYLAWKQLGEELDIPFDREFNETLKGVSRTDSLERILTLGGKQDAFTEQEKVALATKKNDHYVTLIQHISEQDLLPGIIAFLDEIRATGLKIGMASASKNALTVVEALGVRHYFDDIVDAATVARSKPHPEVFLRAAEALDVAPERCIGVEDAAAGITAIHAAGMYAVGVGPETTLHEADYRVDSTDLLSLEQILASR
- the secA gene encoding preprotein translocase subunit SecA is translated as MFQRVKQLIDEQSRRMRRYEKTVLLINSLEAEMEQKTDEELRILTQSLKTRLQAGEKIEALTGTAFALVREASKRTLGLRHYDVQLLGGLALLSGHIAEMATGEGKTLVASLASFTQALHGQGVHVITVNEYLARRDAEQIGQIHRFLGLTVGINSAELSFEEKQQAYASDITYGVGTEFGFDYLRDHLVMRQEDRLQRPLHFALIDEVDSVLIDEAKTPLIMAERDTVHEGLQQLVRHVVKDFKEDADYSYDEEIKAVALTDQSIETIERIFGIDQLFAAEHAVLFHYVIQALRAHVVLKRDVDYIVKDDKIALVDLFTGRLMEGRSLSDGLHQALEAKEHVSVTEENRTTAQITIQHYFRMYHHVSGMTGTAATSRDEFLKTYRMDVVSIPPNRPKIRIDEADVLFLTSSEKYSAIAAATETAHLTGQPVLIGTTSIEQSLKVADVLDQRQIPYEILNAKTVDQEIRIIESAGRHGRVTIATNMAGRGTDILLDDAAKAKAQGGLFVIGTERHESVRIDNQLRGRAGRQGDPGLTRFYLSLEDDLPRRFARERLERVTKKLGPVNGPVHAKEAQQLMAYAQETCESVNRSVRDDLVQLEEVISEQRLAIYRLRNQIVDSATLEQFVQPFAARTIRSYLEQYLTDDLVPEEWPIELLTAELEQLLHQPVELVLGDSIETIQQQMEPLITSVDQKIALQIAEDEETARRFMLLALDEQWTSHLTAMNSLKEGIHLRSYGQEQPVRIFEREGMDYFRYAIFSFEKQVVSGLCRLDETTLQGGLLHATVD